The DNA segment AGGCTCATCAACAAGACCAAGAATACTCATGGCAGTAACGCTCTTTCCGCAACCGGATTCACCAACGATAGCCAGTGTTTCATTTTCATACATTTTGAAGTTGTTCCCATCGACCGCTTTGGAAACTCCCTTTTTTGTATAGAAGTAAACCTTCAGATTTTCCACATCTAATATTTTCTTATTCTTTACTTGTTCCATACTCACCAGCTCCTATCGTATATCTTTCGGGTCAAAGGCATCACGTAATCCTTCTCCGATCAGGTTGATGGAGATAACGGTCAGCAAACACATGACACCAGCAGGCAGCCAGTCCCACGGATACGTCTGGAAAACCGTTGAGTTTTGAGCCTGATACATAAGATTCCCCCAGGATGGAGTAGGTTCAGCAACTCCCATACCCAAGAAGGACAGACCTGCCTCTGTCAGTATTGCACTAGCCATTGACAATGTCGCATTAACAATAATCATGGATAATACATTCGGAATCAGATGTTTGAATATCTTAGAGAAATCATTCAGACCAAGTGCTTCACAAGCCTGCATAAATTCCTGTTCTCGTAAAGATAATATCTGCCCACGCACCAAACGGGCAAGTCCCGGCCATGATAGAACACCAATCAGCAGAGATACGACATACATTTTAATGTTGGAAGGAGTCCACAGCATATTGTATGCCAATGCCAGAATCATTGGTGTAAATGGCAAAGAGTATACAATTTCTGCAAAACGCATTAACAGATTATCGACCCAGCCACCATAGTATCCGGCAACGCCACCAATCACACAACCAAGGAAAACCGTAATCAATGCAGCTATAATACCAACCATGATAGAAATACGTCCTCCCAGGAATAAGCGGAAGAATACATCACGTCCTTGCTGGTCAGTTCCAAGCCAATGCGTACTATTTGGCGCAATATTTTTTAAATCAAAACTATAATCATCCACATCCACTCCACTAATGATAGGAACGAATATAACTGCCAGAACAATCAACACAAAGATGATTAGACCGGCCATAGCAATTTTATTTTGTCTAAACTTATTCCAAGCAATCTGCCAAGGGCCCATTGTATCGCTTTTGTCCAGTTTAATTGTTTTATTTTCTTTTACATTTTCATTTGCCATTCCAATCACCTCTATTCTACTTTGACACGCGGATCAACCACGGAGTACAGGATATCTGAAAGCAGGTTCCCCAAAACCATCAGAATAGCTGAAAACATCAGACATGCTGTAATAATACTTTGATCCTGTGAGTTAATTGCCTCAATCAGTATTTTACCTAGACCAGGCCATAAAAATACGGTTTCCAGAATCATGGCACCGCTGAACAGGGACGGAATATATAAGCCCAGAAGGGTAACCAGTGGAATCAGTGCATTTTTAAAGGCATGGCGATAAATAACCGTCTTTTCTTTCAATCCCTTAGCACGAGCTGTACGTACATAGTCCTGATTGATAACATCAATCATAGAGCTTCGCACATATCGGGAGAATGTCGCAAAGTTACCAAACGCAAGTACTATGGTTGGCAGCAGCATATGCAATGCGACATCACTGATTTCCTGGAAGATGTTATCATAACCAAACATTGCCAAATTCGGGGTTCGCATACCATTTACAGGTATAAACCCTGAAGGCAACGCCACGAAGAAAATCAGAATTAAAGCGAAAAAGAATGTAGGAACAGAGACTCCAAGTAAGGAAAACACTGTCCAGAAGTTATCAAATTTTGAGAATTTTTTTGTTGCCTGCCGGATTCCAATTGGAATGGACAATCCCACTCCAATGATAAGAGAAACCAGGTTCAGCAGGAACGTATTCCAAACATAGTCACCAATGATATCAGACACTGGTGCCTTATACTTCATGGATTGACCCAGATCACCTCTTACCATGTTTGAAATCCAGATAACGTACTGTTCAGGTATGGATTTATCCAATCCCAACTGCTCACGTATCTGCTGTTTCTGTGCCGGTGTTGCGCGTGTACCGACTCCCAGATATGCATCAACCGGATCTCCTGGCATACTTTTTACAGTACCGAAAATCACAATGGAGATTATAAAGATTACGGGAATCAGATTTAACAAACGTTTTGCTATATACTTCAGCATGAGATCACCTCCGAAATAAAAAACATAAATAAGAGCAAGTATTCCTTGCTCTTATTTGAAACACTTTCGTTTATAGCCAGTACTACTATTCGACCGTAACGTCTTTCAGACCCTTCGTCCAAGGATACAGAGCGCTCGTCTTCAGATTTTTAATTTTCGTGTTATAAATATCGAAGTAAGTGTTTCCGTATACAGGGATTACTGCAGCGTCTTCATTGATACGTTTCTGAGCGTCAACCCATTTATTGATAGCCTTAGTTTCATCCATTTCCTGGATAGCTTCGTCCATCAGCTTATCAAGAGTAGTATCTTTCAGACGGGAATAGTTATCGTTATTCTCTTTTGCATATGCAGAATTGAATGTTGTGTAAATGTCAGACATAGAATCTGAAGTATAAGAAGTAGCCATGAAGAACAGGTTCCATTCACTCAGAGACTTGTCAGCATATACTTTGCTCAGCAATGTATTGAAGTCAACTGTAGCAACCTTAACATCAGCTTTCAGTTCAGAACCCCAAGCCTTTTTCCACATAGGAATCAGATTGCTCAGAATATCGTGATCCTTGATGGACAGGATTTTAATTTCCAGCTTCTGACCGTCTTTTTCACGGAATCCGCTAGAACCAACTTTCCATCCTGCATCATCCAGAAGCTTCTTCGCTTTTTCAATGTCATAGGAATAGTTATCTAATCCGTCAACCTTTTCCGTACCATCAATAACCTTACCTAATTTAGAAATAGGGTTATTATAAGTAGTAGGAACATAACCGATACTTACACCATCCAGATCTTTACAATCCTTGCACTCATAGTAAGAATCTACAAATGCCTGACGATCGAATGCATATGTCAGTGCCTGGCGTACTGCTACATCACTTGTTGCACCATTAGCAGTGTTGTACATAATGTAACCCATTCCACCACGCAGATAGTGGTTCATAGCCAGATCTTTATTTGTAGAAGCAGGCCCGATTTTCTTAGGCTCGATCTGTCCTAACAGCATATCAACGTTACCAGACTTCAGCTCCTGATATTCTGTCTCCATTTTTGTAGGCTTGATGACAATGTTATTTACGCCTTCAAAACCATCACCCCAGTAGTTTTCATTCTTGGTGAAAGAAGCACCTGAACCGGATTCCCATTTTTTCAGCACATACGGTCCTGTACCAATTGGAGTACCCATTGCTTTTTCAAGAGGCTTCGTGTTCTTGTAAGCGTAATCATCCTTGAACTGATTTGAAGAAATGATACCGATACTCATCAGAGTCAGCAGATTGTCATTTCTAGCTTCTGTAAATTCAAATTTGATTGTATAATCATCAATCACCTGGATACCTGGGAATTCAGGCTCCTTTTTGTTTTTCTTGTTACGATAGTTGTCGGATCCCTTAACATACTGTGTTGTCTGTCCATAACGTCCAGTATAACTAGGATCAGTTACAACCTTGTAAGTGAATTCTACGTCTTTTGCTGTAAATGGAGAATCGTCTGAGAATTTAACTCCCTTTCTCAAATGGAAGGTGATACTTTTTCCATCTTTGGCAACATCCGTTTTTTCAGCCAATGCAGGCTGCAGATTGCCGTCATAATCATATTCCATCAGTTTATTGTAAACAAGGTCTACTACATATCCATCATATGCAGAAGAATAATAAACTGGTGAAAAGGTTCCTGTCAGTTCCTCACATCCAACTACGACTGTGTCTTCTTTTTTGGATGAACCGCAGGCTGTCAGTGAAAGCGCACATGCTGCTGCGGCCATCACTTTTAATAGCTTTTTCATCTAATTCCCTCCTATCATTCCTGATAATGACCTTATTATATCGTAATTCACATAGAATTACAATATTTTAACTCTCACTTTCACACGAAAATGTCATTTTTGTTTACATTTTCATGAAAGAAAACCATCATTTTTATGAAAGCAAATGC comes from the Erysipelotrichaceae bacterium 66202529 genome and includes:
- a CDS encoding ABC transporter permease subunit translates to MANENVKENKTIKLDKSDTMGPWQIAWNKFRQNKIAMAGLIIFVLIVLAVIFVPIISGVDVDDYSFDLKNIAPNSTHWLGTDQQGRDVFFRLFLGGRISIMVGIIAALITVFLGCVIGGVAGYYGGWVDNLLMRFAEIVYSLPFTPMILALAYNMLWTPSNIKMYVVSLLIGVLSWPGLARLVRGQILSLREQEFMQACEALGLNDFSKIFKHLIPNVLSMIIVNATLSMASAILTEAGLSFLGMGVAEPTPSWGNLMYQAQNSTVFQTYPWDWLPAGVMCLLTVISINLIGEGLRDAFDPKDIR
- a CDS encoding ABC transporter permease subunit, translated to MLKYIAKRLLNLIPVIFIISIVIFGTVKSMPGDPVDAYLGVGTRATPAQKQQIREQLGLDKSIPEQYVIWISNMVRGDLGQSMKYKAPVSDIIGDYVWNTFLLNLVSLIIGVGLSIPIGIRQATKKFSKFDNFWTVFSLLGVSVPTFFFALILIFFVALPSGFIPVNGMRTPNLAMFGYDNIFQEISDVALHMLLPTIVLAFGNFATFSRYVRSSMIDVINQDYVRTARAKGLKEKTVIYRHAFKNALIPLVTLLGLYIPSLFSGAMILETVFLWPGLGKILIEAINSQDQSIITACLMFSAILMVLGNLLSDILYSVVDPRVKVE
- a CDS encoding ABC transporter substrate-binding protein; protein product: MKKLLKVMAAAACALSLTACGSSKKEDTVVVGCEELTGTFSPVYYSSAYDGYVVDLVYNKLMEYDYDGNLQPALAEKTDVAKDGKSITFHLRKGVKFSDDSPFTAKDVEFTYKVVTDPSYTGRYGQTTQYVKGSDNYRNKKNKKEPEFPGIQVIDDYTIKFEFTEARNDNLLTLMSIGIISSNQFKDDYAYKNTKPLEKAMGTPIGTGPYVLKKWESGSGASFTKNENYWGDGFEGVNNIVIKPTKMETEYQELKSGNVDMLLGQIEPKKIGPASTNKDLAMNHYLRGGMGYIMYNTANGATSDVAVRQALTYAFDRQAFVDSYYECKDCKDLDGVSIGYVPTTYNNPISKLGKVIDGTEKVDGLDNYSYDIEKAKKLLDDAGWKVGSSGFREKDGQKLEIKILSIKDHDILSNLIPMWKKAWGSELKADVKVATVDFNTLLSKVYADKSLSEWNLFFMATSYTSDSMSDIYTTFNSAYAKENNDNYSRLKDTTLDKLMDEAIQEMDETKAINKWVDAQKRINEDAAVIPVYGNTYFDIYNTKIKNLKTSALYPWTKGLKDVTVE